Proteins encoded in a region of the Nicotiana tomentosiformis chromosome 9, ASM39032v3, whole genome shotgun sequence genome:
- the LOC104101766 gene encoding protease Do-like 7 isoform X4, which translates to MQAASGTKGGSSGSPVIDWQGRAVALNAGSKLSSASAFFLPLERVVRSLKFLQEGGYFSTNTRAAVSIPRGTLQVTFLHKGFDETRRLGLQHETEQLVRNSTPPSETGMLVVDSVVPGGPAQNHLEPGDVLVRMNGEVVTQFLKMETLLDDSVEQKIELQIERGSTPLTVDLLVQDLHSITPDHFLEVSGAVIHPLSYQQARNFRFNCGLVYVAEPGYMLFRAGVPRHSIIKKFAGEGISRLEDLITVLSKLSRGARVPLEYISYKERHQRKSVLVTIDRHEWYAPPQIYKRDDSSGLWTVKLAMRQESPHLVSGIYPVEQDLSNHTGSCTGEVSPKDYIPEQVSQEPRDAVTSMETSGEHVAEGPNSQDDSDNGTKKQRVEENSSVDGDVIADCSLNEHGEERLDESGSVEDAVLRDYQGAAPVAATSVAERVIEPTLVMFEVHVPSSCMLDGVHSQHFLGTGVIVYHSETMGLVAVDKNTVAVPVSDVMISFAAFPIEIPAEVVFLHPFHNFALVAYDPSALGAAGASVIRAAELLPEPALCRGDSVYLVGLSRSLQATSRKSIVTNPSAALKSGSSDVPRYRATNLEVIELDTDFGSTFSGVLTDERGRVQALWGSFSTQLKYSSSSSEEHQFVRGIPINTISQIVDRMTSGTGGPPRLINGLQRPMPCIRILEVELYPTLLSKARSFGLSDAWIQALVKKDPKRRQVLQVKGCFAGSKAENLLEQGDMVLAINKQPVTCFRDIEDACQSLDHSSHDDGRLDLTIFRQGNEIELLVGTDVRDGNGAKQAINWCGGILQDPYPAVRALGFLPEEGHGVYVARWCQGSPAHRHGLFALQWIVEVNGKPTPNLDAFVDVTKAIEHGEFVRVRTVHLNGKPRVLTLKQDLHYWPTWELRFDPETAMWRRKVIKALDSGVL; encoded by the exons ATGCAA GCTGCTTCGGGGACTAAAGGTGGTTCAAGTGGCTCGCCTGTAATTGATTGGCAAGGAAGAGCTGTTGCCTTGAACGCTGGGAGCAAGTTATCAAGTGCATCTGCTTTTTTCTTGCCTTTAGAACGA GTTGTCAGGTCACTCAAATTCTTACAGGAAGGAGGATATTTTTCTACAAATACACGGGCAGCTGTCTCTATTCCTCGCGGTACGCTTCAG GTGACTTTTCTTCATAAAGGATTTGATGAGACACGCAGGCTTGGTCTTCAACATGAGACGGAACAG TTGGTGCGCAATTCCACTCCACCCAGCGAAACTGGAATGCTTGTTGTCGATTCTGTG GTTCCTGGTGGCCCAGCTCAAAATCATTTAGAGCCCGGTGATGTGCTTGTTCGCATGAATGGGGAG GTTGTTACCCAGTTCCTGAAGATGGAAACTTTACTTGATGACAGCGTCGAGCAGAAAATTGAGCTTCAAATTGAAAGGGGCAGCACTCCTTTGACAGTAGACTTGTTG GTTCAGGATTTGCACTCAATTACTCCTGACCACTTCTTGGAAGTTAGTGGTGCAGTAATACACCCCCTTTCTTATCAACAG GCTAGAAATTTTCGTTTTAACTGTGGTCTTGTCTATGTCGCCGAACCAGG ATACATGCTATTTAGAGCAGGAGTTCCTCGCCATTCCATAATTAAAAAGTTTGCAGGGGAAGGTATATCAAGACTTGAAGACTTAATTACCGTTTTATCTAAGTTGTCTAGGGGAGCAAGAGTACCATTGGAGTATATAAGCTACAAAGAACGTCATCAAAGAAAG TCTGTCTTGGTCACAATTGACCGCCATGAGTGGTATGCACCCCCACAGATATATAAGCGCGATGACAGCTCTGGCTTATGGACAGTGAAACTGGCTATGCGGCAGGAATCCCCACACTTGGTATCTGGCATTTATCCAGTCGAACAAGATTTATCAAATCATACCGGGTCTTGTACTGGTGAGGTTAGTCCAAAGGACTATATACCTGAACAAGTCAGCCAAGAACCCCGGGATGCAGTTACTAGTATGGAAACTAGTGGTGAACATGTTGCCGAGGGACCAAATTCTCAGGATGATTCTGATAATGGAACAAAGAAACAGAGGGTAGAAGAGAACTCATCTGTAGATGGTGATGTAATAGCGGATTGTTCTTTAAATGAGCATGGAGAAGAAAGATTGGATGAGTCTGGATCTGTGGAAGATGCAGTTCTGAGAGATTATCAGGGTGCAGCACCTGTAGCAGCTACTTCAGTTGCTGAGCGCGTAATTGAGCCTACTCTTGTGATGTTTGAG GTTCATGTCCCTTCATCATGTATGCTTGATGGTGTTCACTCGCAGCATTTTCTTGGAACTGGGGTAATTGTATATCATTCCGAAACCATGGGCTTGGTTGCTGTTGACAAAAACACAGTCGCTGTACCAGTTTCTGATGTCATGATATCGTTTGCTGCCTTTCCTATTGAAATTCCTGCCGAG GTAGTCTTCCTCCACCCTTTCCATAATTTTGCTTTGGTTGCATATGACCCCTCTGCTTTGGGAGCTGCTGGCGCCTCTGTGATTCGTGCTGCTGAACTTCTTCCTG AGCCTGCTCTTTGTCGAGGAGATTCAGTTTATCTAGTGGGATTGAGTAGAAGTCTACAGGCAACCTCTAGGAAATCAATTGTCACTAACCCTTCTGCTGCTTTGAAAAGTGGATCCTCTGATGTTCCGCGATACAGAGCTACAAATCTGGAAGTCATTGAGCTTGACACTG ATTTTGGAAGCACCTTTTCTGGTGTGCTTACTGATGAGCGTGGAAGGGTTCAAGCTTTATGGGGAAGCTTTTCAACGCAG CTCAAGTATAGCTCGAGTTCATCAGAAGAGCACCAATTTGTCCGAGGTATACCAATTAATACAATAAGCCAAATCGTTGACAGGATGACTTCTGGCACAGGGGGACCACCTCGTCTTATAAATGGTTTGCAAAGACCTATGCCGTGCATAAGAATATTAGAAGTAGAACTTTACCCTACTTTGCTTTCCAAAGCTCGAAGTTTTGGACTAAGTGATGCATGGATCCAG GCCCTTGTGAAGAAGGATCCTAAGAGACGCCAGGTTTTGCAAGTTAAAGGTTGCTTTGCTGGCTCAAAAGCTGAAAACTTGTTGGAACAAGGGGACATGGTCTTAGCAATTAATAAGCAGCCAGTTACATGCTTTCGTGACATTGAAGATGCATGCCAATCGTTAGACCATTCCAGTCACGATGATGGAAGACTAGATTTGACAATCTTCCGTCAG GGAAATGAAATTGAACTACTTGTGGGAACGGATGTAAGGGATGGAAATGGAGCCAAACAGGCAATAAATTGGTGTGGCGGTATTCTCCAAGACCCTTATCCAGCTGTACGTGCACTTGGGTTTCTGCCCGAAGAAGGCCATGGAGTATATGTGGCAAG GTGGTGTCAGGGGAGTCCTGCACATCGTCATGGTCTCTTTGCTCTTCAATGGATAGTTGAAGTCAACGGCAAACCAACACCTAACCTAGATGCTTTTGTCGATGTGACTAAg GCAATAGAGCATGGAGAGTTTGTTCGTGTACGAACAGTTCACCTGAATGGGAAGCCCCGAGTGCTCACATTGAAGCAGGATTTACACTACTGGCCAACATGGGAACTTAGGTTTGATCCTGAAACTGCAATGTGGCGACGCAAAGTAATCAAAGCATTGGATTCTGGTGTTCTGTGA